In the genome of Amaranthus tricolor cultivar Red isolate AtriRed21 chromosome 15, ASM2621246v1, whole genome shotgun sequence, one region contains:
- the LOC130801946 gene encoding uncharacterized protein LOC130801946, with the protein MAVSSPNLPTIVSPLQSHKPLNLSSCLILSPSFNISSDVTSKNRCSLVIICSNGRKEAMLSQKKRELYERYGLDPNDFVSEPSEKRKRRKEHKQRIGSEKQVVEEKKSARTTHKLLQVLAGKAKRKKLLSPVGMDVRPMMEVVKGAAFDILQVAGGCPASLRPGRWLDLYSGTGSVGIEALSRGCSEVHFVEMDPWVVSNVLQPNLQWTGFLDTSAIHIVTVENFLKRAQQFVGGDATFDYISVTPPYMKVDYGLLMQQLSDSSLIGEDTFIVVEYPLGTNMLDSYGGLLKVADRRFGRTHLAIYGPRWATKKRD; encoded by the exons ATGGCGGTGTCATCTCCTAACCTCCCCACAATTGTATCTCCTCTACAATCCCATAAACCTCTCAATCTCAGTTCCTGCTTAATACTTTCTCCATCCTTCAATATCTCCTCCGATGTTACATCCAAAAATCGATGCTCTTTGGTTATCATCTGCTCTAATG GTCGTAAGGAAGCAATGTTGAGTCAGAAAAAGCGAGAACTCTATGAGCGTTATGGTCTTGACCCTAATGACTTTGTTTCCGAACCTTCTGAAAAG AGGAAGAGGAGAAAGGAACATAAGCAAAGGATTGGAAGCGAAAAGCAAGTGGTTGAGGAGAAAAAGTCGGCTCGTACCACACATAAGTTGCTTCAG GTACTAGCCGGAAAAGCTAAAAGGAAGAAGCTATTGTCTCCGGTAGGCATGGATGTACGTCCCATGATGGAGGTGGTTAAAGGTGCAGCATTTGATATATTGCAG GTAGCTGGTGGCTGTCCTGCATCTTTAAGACCTGGACGCTGGTTGGACCTGTACAGTGGTACTGGATCAGTTGGCATTGAAGCTTTAAGTCGGGGTTGTTCAGAG GTGCATTTTGTGGAGATGGATCCATGGGTGGTTTCAAATGTTTTACAGCCAAATTTACAATGGACTGGGTTTCTTGATACGTCAGCCATTCATATTGTTACTGTTGAAAATTTCTTGAAACGTGCGCAGCAGTTTGTAG GTGGTGATGCCACTTTTGATTATATTAGTGTCACGCCTCCGTACATGAAGGTAGATTATGGATTACTTATGCAACAATTGTCAGATTCATCCTTGATTGGAGAAGACACTTTTATT GTGGTTGAATATCCCTTGGGAACGAATATGTTGGATTCTTATGGAGGCCTTCTGAAG GTAGCCGATCGTCGTTTTGGTAGAACACATTTGGCAATTTATGGCCCAAGGTGGGCAACAAAGAAGCGGGATTGA
- the LOC130801945 gene encoding uncharacterized protein LOC130801945, whose translation MGACASKPESCVGGKLKFSKRYRKTRRSRIKKSLSLNNKLVPINESIGFNDLPSYINPTFRVSLDEAWFDSHPVFEADWDEDFYSIQEDSLSTISSDQSTCPSTFSSPKCQSPVYGCFSAMSSFNLRQPKEHVDVEGLHQNADETSFSYYCTHSEQSLNDQKHENESTPTEFSFGCNQDFSDQTIQIRRENSLSLHTKDLNASQLKSQSNLFDVRPSLFWVKVCKHRDEREDHGRVDDSPGVGNYAGVPTSCLPCLTISSVSGADRRRSVSPSPPGTRKKAGLKVLSFRWRDDLTSTLVSPRAPLQRPIAGAQIPYCPPEKKMSDCWSPIDPSTFNVRGHSYLRDKRKDLAPNHAAFYPFGVDIFQSHRKISHIARFVELPPIYSSGKIPPVLVVNIQIPLYPASVFSREHDGEGMSIVLYFRLSENFSKDLPRHFQENVRRLIEDETEKIKSYSSETAAPFRERLKILGRVANLEDLNLNKAEKKLLNAYNEKPVLSRPQHEFYSGENYFEIDLDVHRFSYICRKGLDSVQSRLKHCVLDFGLTIQGNKPEDLPEHLLCCVRLNELDYNNYRHLSVSMS comes from the exons ATGGGTGCTTGTGCTTCAAAGCCAGAAAGTTGTGTAGGAGGGAAGTTAAAGTTCTCAAAGAGATACAGAAAGACAAGAAGATCAAGGATAAAGAAGAGCTTATCACTTAACAATAAGCTTGTTCCCATTAATGAGTCTATTGGCTTCAATGATCTTCCTTCTTATATTAATCCCACTTTTAGAG TCAGCTTGGATGAGGCATGGTTTGATTCCCACCCTGTGTTTGAAGCTGATTGGGATGAAGATTTTTACAGCATTCaagaag ATTCCCTTTCCACAATTAGCTCTGATCAAAGCACATGCCCATCAACTTTTTCATCCCCCAAATGCCAAAGTCCTGTTTATGGTTGTTTTTCTGCTATGTCTTCCTTTAATCTTAGACAACCTAAAGAACATGTAGATGTTGAAGGATTACATCAAAATGCTGATGAAACTTCTTTTAGCTATTATTGCACTCATTCAGAACAATCTTTGAATGATCAGAAACATGAAAATGAATCAACACCTACAGAATTCTCTTTTGGTTGTAATCAAGACTTTTCTGATCAAACTATACAAATTCGTCGTGAAAATTCGTTGAGTTTGCACACTAAGGACTTGAACGCTTCCCAATTAAAGTCGCAAAGTAACCTATTCGATGTGAGGCCTTCTTTGTTTTGGGTAAAAGTGTGCAAGCATAGGGATGAACGTGAAGATCATGGAAGAGTTGATGATTCACCGGGTGTTGGTAACTATGCCGGAGTTCCAACTTCGTGTTTGCCATGTCTAACGATTTCAAGTGTGTCGGGTGCTGATAGAAGGAGATCTGTCAGTCCTAGCCCTCCCGGTACAAGGAAGAAGGCGGGATTGAAAGTGCTCTCCTTTCGGTGGAGGGATGATCTTACTTCTACTTTAG TTTCACCAAGGGCACCACTGCAAAGACCAATAGCAGGTGCGCAGATACCTTACTGCCCACCAGAAAAGAAGATGTCCGATTGCTGGTCACCTATCGATCCAAGCACCTTTAATGTTCGGGGTCATAGTTATCTTAG GGATAAACGAAAAGATTTAGCTCCGAACCATGCTGCTTTTTATCCATTTGGTGTTGATATTTTTCAGTCTCATCGAAAAATTAGTCACATTGCTCGTTTTGTGGAGTTGCCACCCATATATTCTTCAGGAAAAATTCCCCCTGTCCTAGTTGTGAACATTCAG ATACCATTATATCCGGCCTCAGTTTTCAGTCGCGAACACGATGGAGAAGGAATGAGCATCGTTCTCTATTTTAGGCTTTCGGAAAACTTCTCAAAGGATTTGCCTCGTCATTTTCAAGAAAACGTTAGG AGGTTGATAGAGGATGAGACCGAAAAGATCAAGAGTTATTCATCGGAGACAGCAGCACCCTTTAGGGAAAGACTAAAGATCTTGGGTCGGGTAGCGAACTTGGAAGATCTTAATCTGAATAAAGCGGAAAAAAAGCTACTCAATGCTTACAATGAAAAACCTGTCCTATCACGTCCTCAACATGAATTCTACTCG GGCGAAAACTACTTTGAGATAGATTTGGATGTGCACAGATTTAGTTATATTTGTAGGAAAGGTCTTGATTCCGTTCAAAGCAGATTAAAGCACTGCGTTTTGGATTTTGGCCTCACCATTCAG GGAAACAAGCCTGAGGATTTACCGGAGCATCTGTTATGTTGTGTAAGGCTAAATGAACTCGACTACAACAACTACCGTCACTTGTCAGTAAGTATGAGTTGA
- the LOC130801943 gene encoding probable prolyl 4-hydroxylase 6 encodes MEFQSFISYSLYVMLLFFHPSHGGWFSNKHESVLKLKSEIVSPLGLDPTRVTRLSWHPRAFIYRGFLTHEECDHLIQLAKDKLEKSMVADNDSGESVASEVRTSSGMFIDKHKDDIVARIETKIAAWTFLPEENGEDLQVLRYELGEKYEPHLDYFVDKANQEQGGHRIATVLMYLSNVDKGGETVFPLLEGKLQQPKDDSWSDCAKGVYAVKPSKGDALLFFSLLPNATTDPLSLHGSCPVIQGEKWSATKWIRVRSFETSNEEDASSGECVDKNVFCSSWERDGECEKNPEYMVGDIIRKGDCRKSCNVC; translated from the exons ATGGAATTCCAATCATTCATATCATATTCTCTTTATGTAATGTTGCTTTTTTTCCACCCCTCTCATGGCGGATGGTTTAGCAACAA GCATGAATCAGTATTAAAATTGAAGAGTGAGATTGTTAGTCCTCTTGGGCTTGATCCTACTCGTGTCACTCGACTTTCATGGCATCCCAg GGCATTTATATACAGGGGATTTTTAACCCATGAAGAGTGTGATCATCTTATACAATTG GCAAAGGATAAATTGGAGAAATCAATGGTGGCTGATAATGATTCTGGTGAGAGTGTAGCCAGTGAAGTCCGGACTAGTTCTGGCATGTTTATTGACAAACATAAG GATGATATTGTTGCGAGAATTGAGACAAAAATTGCTGCCTGGACTTTCCTTCCTGAAG AGAACGGGGAGGACTTGCAGGTTCTTCGATATGAGCTTGGTGAAAAATATGAACCTCACTTAGATTACTTTGTTGACAAAGCTAATCAGGAACAAGGTGGCCACAGAATTGCCACAGTTCTTATGTACCTGTCTAATGTTGATAAGGGTGGAGAAACTGTCTTTCCACTTCTTGAG GGAAAATTGCAACAACCCAAAGATGATAGCTGGTCTGATTGTGCTAAAGGTGTCTACGCAG TGAAACCCAGTAAGGGTGATGCTTTGCTGTTTTTCAGTCTTCTCCCTAATGCAACTACTGATCCACTCAGCTTGCATGGTAGCTGCCCTGTTATTCAGGGTGAAAAATGGTCTGCAACAAAGTGGATTCGTGTTCGGTCTTTTGAAACATCCAATGAGGAAGATGCATCGTCTGGAGAATGTGTGGATAAAAATGTGTTTTGCTCTTCGTGGGAACGAGATGGTGAGTGCGAGAAGAACCCTGAGTATATGGTTGGCGACATTATAAGAAAGGGAGATTGCAGAAAGAGTTGCAATGTTTGCTGA